The Labrus mixtus chromosome 16, fLabMix1.1, whole genome shotgun sequence genome window below encodes:
- the trib1 gene encoding tribbles homolog 1 has protein sequence MRMNLQRSSPAPCIRTGRVAHKRLDSDDQPLAKCARLSAEAGDTQGLLLGTSPGSPVSPVSNPITGTHQGPSRIGPFLLLPLADRESVHSAMNTDTGDELLCKVFDMGEYQEKIRSYGILPAHKNVSDIREIILGERKAYVFLDKDFGDMHTLVKSCRRLDEEHACRLFRQVALAVAHCHMNGIVLGDLKLRKFVFADEKRTQVRLESLEDCRVLEDPKDDSMSDTHGCPAYVSPEILSSSAPYSGKMADMWSLGVMLYTMLVGRYPFHDPDPATLFSKIRRGQCCLPEGLSPKAKCLLQSVLRKEPWERLTATELLAHPWFHQAQSLQEVALGEQEVSSAEQMVPSFDVEEDDDLFC, from the exons ATGAGGATGAACTTGCAACGGAGCAGCCCGGCACCTTGCATCCGCACCGGGAGAGTCGCGCACAAGCGGCTGGACTCAGACGACCAGCCGCTGGCGAAATGCGCCAGGCTGAGCGCCGAAGCCGGGGACACACAGGGACTCCTCCTCGGTACCTCACCCGGATCCCCGGTGAGCCCCGTCTCAAACCCGATCACAGGAACCCACCAGGGCCCATCCAGGATAGGACCGTTTCTACTTCTACCTCTGGCGGACCGGGAGAGCGTGCACAGCGCGATGAACACCGACACAGGCGATGAGCTGCTGTGCAAG GTCTTTGATATGGGGGAGTACCAGGAAAAGATCAGATCCTACGGGATCCTACCAGCCCACAAGAATGTTTCTGACATCAGGGAAATCATCCTGGGCGAACGCAAGGCCTACGTGTTCTTGGACAAGGACTTTGGGGACATGCACACCCTGGTGAAGAGCTGTCGCAGGCTGGATGAAGAGCACGCCTGCAGGCTCTTCAGGCAGGTGGCTCTGGCTGTGGCCCACTGCCACATGAATGGCATCGTGCTGGGTGACCTCAAACTGAGAAAGTTTGTCTTCGCTGATGAAAAAAG GACACAAGTGAGACTAGAAAGCCTGGAGGACTGCCGCGTCCTAGAAGACCCAAAAGACGACTCCATGTCAGACACCCATGGCTGCCCCGCCTACGTCAGCCCGGAGATCCTCAGCAGCTCTGCGCCTTACTCCGGGAAGATGGCAGACATGTGGAGCCTTGGAGTCATGCTGTACACCATGCTGGTAGGCCGCTACCCGTTCCACGACCCAGACCCAGCCACGCTGTTTTCCAAAATCCGCAGAGGCCAGTGCTGCTTGCCAGAGGGCCTGTCGCCAAAGGCCAAGTGTCTGCTCCAGAGCGTGCTGAGGAAAGAACCCTGGGAGAGACTCACGGCCACAGAGCTGCTAGCTCACCCGTGGTTCCACCAGGCACAGTCCTTGCAGGAAGTGGCGCTAGGTGAACAGGAAGTGAGCTCGGCGGAACAGATGGTGCCATCCTTTGACGTGGAAGAGGATGATGATCTGTTCTGCTGA